The sequence AGGTATCCATTCAGGTCCGGTAGTAATTGTATAATGTTGTCCTGCGTTATTATAAGTGATACCATCGCTGAGAATATCATAGTAATAAGTTGTTTTAGCGGTTACGCCAACGGCTTGTATATGATGGACATCATCTTGAATCTCTTCCCCTCTCTCATCATAAGCAATGAGATTAAGATTGGCAGAATTTGTTCCATATTTAATTGCCCCTGTTCCAACTCCATCAGTAATCCACGAGACAAAAAACCGTGTGGCAGTAATATTGGAATGTTTTATATTTTTGGGTTGTTGAGCAGATGAAGCGCTGGCAATAAAAATTATTAGCATACATAATAAAATATTTAATCTGGTCATTTGACACCATAGCATTTTACCACTCAATCTCTAAAAAGTCAACTGGTTTTTTGGGTGCGTGTAAAATTTATGGGTAAAAAATATTGTAAGCGTTCAGGTAGTGTAAGAAAAGGAGATATGGAGATAAAGGAGATAAGGGGATATATTTAGGAGTTTTTTGGTGAAAGGATTACAATTAGGAGGCTGGTTTGGTTTAGGGGTTATGAAAGTTAGTCTTTTTGCATAACCATTTTGCCCAGTTATCCAGGAAATTTAGTAACCGTTCAGCCACAGAGGCACAGAGTTCACAGAGAATTAGAGAAATTAGCTACAAATGGACACGAATTAACCTGTGACATTCGATAAATGTAGTGCGAATCTTGAGGCTAACGCCTCGCACTATAAATCTTTTTATTATTCGTGTTCATTCGTGGTTATATATTCCCTCTGTGTTCTCTGTGACTCTGTGGCTATATCCCTGAACGGTTACACCTTATCTTCTGGCAAATAAGGGACTTTAATGAAGATAATTCTTATTGTTTGTTCTGTGTCATTGATTATATCATGTTTTTCCTTTGGTGAAATCTTAAATGCGTCTCCTTCTTTAACTCGATAACTCTGGTTATCAATCACCATTTGAGGCGTTCCGAAAATGAAAAAAAAGGTTTCTTCTACCTCATTATGAAAATGAGCCCCTAATGTTTGACCTGGTTTAAATCGGATAATCCCCCATTCCATTCTTTGCCCTCGAAATAGGTATTTTGGACCAGAATCACCGCCGCGATATTCCTTTTCGTTTTCATTAACCCTTTCCATTATTAAATTCACCTCCTTAATGACATAAAACCCAGTGTTCCTTTTCAATCTCACGATACACAGGTTTTTGTTCCCTACAAATATCCTTTGAAAATGAACATCTCTGGTAAAATCTGCAAATAACATCAGAATTAAACTTATTCATTGACTCAAGTGGAATTGAGGATAATTTTCTTTTCTCACCAGATATGCTGGGGTAAGAAGATAAAAGCCCTTGAGTATAAGGATGCAATGGGGTATTAAAAAGCATTTTCGTTGGTGCATATTCCATTATTTTCCCGGCATACATTACGGCCACTCGATTGCAGGTTTCCGCAATAACCCCAATATCATGTGAGATATAAATAAGAGCCATATTAAGTTTATGTTGAATTTCAATGATTTTCTTTATTATCTGGTCTTGAACAATAACATCTAAAGCAGTTGTCGGCTCATCCGCAATAATAATCTCTGGATTACAGGCAAGTGCCATAGCTATTATTGCCCGTTGTTTCATCCCACCACTATATTCATGGGGATACTGCCTGGCAAAACTATAATCCATTCCAACTAAATCATATAATTCTTTTACTCTTATCCTGGCGTCTTTTTTAGTGATTGCGATATGCCTTCTGATTACTTCAATTATTTGATTTTCAACCCGATATACTGGATTTAAGGCATTCATTGCGGATTGAAAAATCAAAGAAATACACCTTGAGCGTATCTTTTGCATCTGTTTATCTGTCTTTGGGATTAAGTCTTCATCTTT comes from bacterium and encodes:
- a CDS encoding ABC transporter ATP-binding protein, with translation MQILEIKDLNVQYKTSRGCVKAVDGVSFGLKKGEAIGLVGESGCGKTSVAMAIMKLLPNNAQIISGQILFKDEDLIPKTDKQMQKIRSRCISLIFQSAMNALNPVYRVENQIIEVIRRHIAITKKDARIRVKELYDLVGMDYSFARQYPHEYSGGMKQRAIIAMALACNPEIIIADEPTTALDVIVQDQIIKKIIEIQHKLNMALIYISHDIGVIAETCNRVAVMYAGKIMEYAPTKMLFNTPLHPYTQGLLSSYPSISGEKRKLSSIPLESMNKFNSDVICRFYQRCSFSKDICREQKPVYREIEKEHWVLCH
- a CDS encoding cupin domain-containing protein, whose product is MERVNENEKEYRGGDSGPKYLFRGQRMEWGIIRFKPGQTLGAHFHNEVEETFFFIFGTPQMVIDNQSYRVKEGDAFKISPKEKHDIINDTEQTIRIIFIKVPYLPEDKV